The genomic interval AGATTCATAACGAGGCATCATATGTATCAAACCACCACCGTGAATTTCAAAGATGAAGGCAAATTTGCCCTTGGTCCGACCAAAAAAGTACCAATCAATGTTGGATGCATTTTTCAAGTACGTAGAGTGCCATCAAGGACTTTTCGTTTCAGTTCTGAAGAGCCAAATTGGGAGAAAGTTTAACTTCCACTTTGAAGGACAAATTGTGCTCCTAGAATTGtgttcaaaaagtgaaataaagaCTCATATTTAGAGACATAAAATGGATACTTCTGATTCCAATTTTGCAGTCTCTTTTATATCTAAATTGAGGGAACGGGTGAATGGCTACAACCCCGACACCCAACATTTTGCTCTTAAAATACTAGGCCGCCATAAATTTTTCGACCCATGCACACCCTGATCAGTGAGTGATCACATTCTAACTGAACAGCTCGCTTACAATTCTAAAATTCTATgttgaaatgctttcaaaggccaaaaagtaGTCAGAAACTTAGTAAGATattccaaaaaatgatgaaattcaaacGAGAGAACGGCCAGTCTGCTTCTGGATAGCCATCTCGCCAAATTGAGTACAAAAAAAGGACCacaaaaatgcaatcattCAAGACTGGAATTTGACCGGAAAAGCAATCCCCAAATACCATTGAAATGGTGAAATCTGACAGATTCCTTTCGAAAAGTACAAAGCAAGAACACGTAAACTTGCAGTTTCCATTGACCGCCTTCCTTGACCAAGAACTGGTAGCAATTTGGGTCAATGACAATGATGCTGCAAGCGCCATTTGCTTTTTCCAGAGCGAGCACGTGCTCACCTATTCCCTCGTTTCGAGGTTAATCAGGCCAGTGAAGTAGTACTCAATTGCAATCTATCTTTACTCACATACAAGGAGTGGGTGTTCGGTTTGCATACTCAACCTGTTTACATGTGCTTGAAAGTGGTACCAATATTTGCCGAGGGGCATGTGTACTTCATGAAAACTTATCCGTGTGTTATTGTCACCCACCTCAAAGATACCCTCATAGAGATCGGAGAGTAGGTTGAAGAAGTTAAGCGGAAGCCAGCACAGACAATACAAAACGGAGATGGCGGCCAACATGATATTGGTTCTTCGAGCTCGTTCCCTTGCCAATTGTTTGTCATCGCGAACCATTCTGTGCTTCTTCAGGTAGCAATACAGGAGGGAATAGACCACTGAGATGATAGTGAAAGGTAAGATATATTGAAAGAACAGAGAGAAGATGGAATAAAAGTGGCgcttgttctctttttggaTCACCGTCGTGTTCGCCGAGCCTAGGACCAAGAACAAATAATAATTGCATTAGGTAAAGGTTGATGCCCATAAGACGAATGTTAGCTCATACCTCCGTAAGTCCAAtcttcgatgcaaaataccaaATGAGACCAGAAGTTGTCGCCATTGTTTTCCAAGGCCATCTCAGGGATATGCAGATGTGTGTGGACAAAGACTGGGAGCCCCATCAACATTGAAATAAGTGCAATGAAAGGCAGCATGATGAGAGACTggaaagacgaagaaagacaGAGGAGTTTTATAACGAAAAACTAAGGTTTAGATGAATCCTTTGACGAGGAAATAGCGGACAACCCAACCGGTAAATAACCTCAAAATAGTGGGCCATTGACGTGCCTGGCCGTTGTTATACGCCTAATCTTACCTTTGCAGAAACTTCTAGAGcttatttttgtcaaatccGTGTACTTCGCCTTTCTCATCATAAATTCAGCTCCGCTCGgtaaaccaaaatatttttctcatcGAGAAACTCTACCCTTCTTACACAAGTAATCAAGAGTGATGTGTACCGGTAAAGTGGAGAAATAAAATCCCccctcttcaaattttgggaaggTTGCGTGACGTTATTGAGATCCATGTAAATTTTTTAATAGAAATGagaattggacattttttaacCCAATCTGTCCCTGATGGGATTTTCTTTCTCACCTGGTTCAAACTTAATTGAGCGGCACTAGAGTGAACAATAAATCGATATCGATCCAAGGCAATGATGACAATCGTAATCGACGAGAGATAAACCGCAGAGCACGGAAAAGCTTTCACAGCACGACAAAGGAAGAGAGTATTGGACCCGAAAGGCCAATATTTGGTCAAGACATCCACGGCTGTGATTGTCATGGTGAAACACAGAACTGGAATGAAACGAAACCTTTATCGTCAGAGGAGAGCATGATAATACAGAAAATCCATACTTTAGTTCGAGCACAAAGAGCCGAATCTTAAAATGACCTGATAATTCCTCTTGGTCGAGTTttgttatgaaaaaatggtttaTCCATTCAATGGAACGATAGGTTTCGTAAGCCCTATGTTTGTTTTGCTACTGTATTTACGAGGGACCTTTCATCTCAAGTTGGGCACCAAAACGAGTTGCCATTCATCACTCACTATGTTTGCCAACctatcaagtttgattttgtACCTTTAGCACATATGGTTCaatcttttgacttttttagGACAACTCCATTGACATAAGCCAATATTGGATATCGAGCGATAATATGCCTTCGTACTCTTGGTGGGGACCCATAACTTTGTGTAAAAGCTGCTTGATTTTTTATAACTTCAACTCTTTCAGGATTCGAAGAAACGAATCAGAACACCCATATTTAGACTCTTTCACGATTTTGAAGATTACCCGAAAAAACAGATCCACAAGTCCAAGTCAGGAAAGATTGAATGAGATGGTTTGGCTACATCCGCTTAGCAACCATCTCAACCAAGATTCAAGTAAAGAAGCATTAAGGCATTTGATTCTGCCGACAAAGCGAACTTCGTTCATTAATGGCCCGATGTGCTTTCCCTTTTGTCGAAAGAACTCAAAAACTAAATTGCACCTTCCTTCTCAAAACGGAAGTTCGCTACTTGGATTGCTTGGCAAAATGAAACGAGACCTTCTCAATCCAAGCATGAATCCCAAATGTTCTCATCTGTTCCATTTCGATGATTTTAGTAACACGGCGTTTTCCTCTATGGGAAAGCGAATAATGTAAATAAGTCAAACTACATTAATGATGCACGAGATAGTCACTAAAATTGAGACACGAAATTCCCCCGACTCCATCCATCTTTTATTAGGTTGAATTTGGCGCTCTTTTAGGGCAATATCAATTGTTCAACAAACGGAGAGTTCAAGGGGGCTGAGAAAGCCGATAAAAATTTATCAACTTTTTTCAGTTCAAGTTGGGTTGTATATTAAAAAACAccttttcttatttcataTTTGCTCATAATATTGATAGATCGGAGGGCGAATAGTatgatgataaaaaatgctctttaagaaaaaaaaatcctcaaaaaTCTTATTTGCAATGCTTAAGTTACATTGCATGACATTATATACTTACATTACATTAACTTACATTACTTAACAATCATATTATATCTGATCCACAAACAAGTTAGAGTTGTCAGATCTAGCCAGCTCCTAAATATCCAACCatacatttcaaaaacattaaaTTTTCTTTCAGAAAATCGAAGGATATACCTTTAATATGTGCACTAATCCATCAactgatcaaatttgaattggtcCAATCGCAACCGTCGACgaccaatcattttgaaatgatcatttttcacaCTTCATGGATCTGtttcaaaaaacatgaattgTACCCACCCTGCCGACACTATTCAGAAACCATTAATCAAGGTCAAAGCTGGCCGCACAATTTGAAGTTCCGCTAATCATGCCATTTGGGACCATTTGCTTTCCAATTTTGCTCTATATTGTTCCCAAATTTCCTTTGGGATAAAAATGGAGagactttcaaaatattcgATCTTGAAACGTTTCACAGAAGGGCCGAGAAATAGAAGTAAGTGTTGGTTTATTTCATCGGATTTTTACCGGGCGCCAGACAGCATTGAGAGTTGGTTCTTTTGAAATGTAGCAATGCCGTATTCGGTTCATCTCATGAATCTCTACGGTTCAGAATGAGATCTTCTAGTTCCATTTGCCGCACCTGACGATCCAATATCGATgttttcatgaatgaatgattttacTTCGATCTGACGATTCAGTTTTGTCAATCATTCAGGAGATGAAAGGCCAAAGGCATGTGTCTTCTGGCCTTAGGGAAGGTCGAGGGTTCTTCAGTCTTCTGCGCACATACTACTTGACCATGGATCACGTAGTCTGTTTTTAAGTAAGAAAGCCCTTGGTGTATTCTTTGATTTATTGCGTACTAAACCTGTTCTTACTTTTACGTACAGGTTGTGCAACGGAAGCTTCAAAATCGTCCTTCATTGGAAAATGTGCTCCAATTCTTTCCAACACCTGTTCCAAgttcttttcaaacaatggCGGACTTGCCGTTGTGTTTTGGACTCATTCACGTGGATGATTTGAGACAAGAGCTTCAAACGTTCGCATAAGTTGGGAAAATAGCTTTGATTGAACCACTTTGTCCTGACATTTGGTTGGTTGAGTGAACCGACAGAACCGTTAAAATTACTCACGCCTTCGCTTCTTCCAAACTGATTTCCATATAATTATTCAACATTGATTGCAGCTGTtacaacaaaaatatgaagtaaGTGATGACACCTTCTAAAACTCGAAACGCTTGGTGTTTAATTTTGCCTCTTTCCTCTTTGCCAACCATTTCTAATGactcttttttcaattattaaaaaaaatgagttttgtgTGTATTTGTACAACATCAACTTGAACAGTGTGctttcaaattgcaaaagGATTATCATTTGTTAGTATTTGCAGATTAACACTCATAAACGAAGGTTTTCCAATTCTTCTTTTTAACAAAGGCTGCGACAAGGCCAACTTGCTCGGCCATGAAAAAAGGCTTCCTATTTACCCCGGGGGCTCAAATCGAGGCATTGGTTGTGCATCTCAAGGCTCCAGTCCCACCAATCAATCTTAAGAGGGTTGGCAGGGCAATTTCCGTGCTTTCGGCTACATTCAACCAATACCAAAATTACGACGTGAGTAAATTGGTTTAAGGGAAGCTATTGCAACAAAGAAACTTTCAAAACCATGTCCTGAGATTATATTGAACCCACGATCCCACATTGTGGGTGCACAACCAATGATTAAACACTGGGAAGAGCCCAAAGGCTAGCTCAGTTCAGGAAAGTGAATTGGCAGATGCATCTTCTTTTGacagtgaaatattttctcatAGATTCTCggaaaagcttgaaaaggTTTTAGACCCATTATTTTGGAACGATTGCAACATAGCATCAGACTGCACCTACCCAATAACCTCGTCGagttttttcaaaacactctAATGGAATCAAGGCTTTCACGCAAGCTGATCCAGCCGCttgacaaaattcaattcacaaattctttcaaatgtaCAATATATCTCAGCTTTTTTAGCCTGAATTAATTGCCACAAATCTGAAAACAAAGACTTACATTTCTAATCAGATTTCAtccttttttgcatttatgcTGTGCAAAATTGAGCCTAATAAGACACTGTCTGGAATCATTAAACAAGTTACAAGAACATTGCGATagttgaaggaaatgaatcaAACCTTACATATATCAGAAACAGCCAGATTTAGGATGAAGATGTTCCTTGCGGTCCACATGTATTTCCTCCTGACCACGGTCCAGATCACCAAAGCATTTCCCAAGAAGGTCAACAAGATCAGAATGGCGTATGAGAGGGCCGAAATGGCATACCAAGGCTGATGAAGGGCACGGTTCAAGTCATACATATACAGAAGATCGTCGGTATTTGCATCACCGCTCATGATTTGAGATCTATTTGTGCACTGAGAGAGCAATCCTGGGTCTCATAAATGGCGCACAATGTCGACTAACTTCCACGAGCAACCTGAAGattggagagaaagagaaggaaatcCGGTTATCTCTTGACCTTCACAGGCGAATCCTAAACATTGAGTGACATGAGAAAAGTGAGCATACTAACATTTCCCATATCTGAGTATCATACACATCTTCAATGTTTCATGTGATTTGGCCAACAAAAGCGGCTTGTAGCTTGTACAGGGTTGCTGAAATGTCTTTCGGCAAGGTTTCGAAAACCGACCATAACCAGTGGTTGAATTTCTTAGTAAAGTACAAATTAACATTTCGAACTTTGGATTTCTTCCTCTTAAGAAAATAATTTACCTGAATTATGTACACTGATTCAAAGAAGTCACAACGTCATGAAACGCTTGACATTTGACCTAGAACGGTTgtcaaagcaatttcttttgacgGAGTAAGATCCTCAAGCCCTTTCTGAAAGACTAAAGTTCGGCCAATTTGTTGAAGTATATGCTTTTAGGCTTGAGTCCAGACTTAACCCAGCACTAGTAAGAAAGCCAATGCAGTAGAAGGACCTAGTATCTTATCCAATCAAGGTGATTAAGTGCCTCTGGCTTTAGCTTGTGCGTATAATACTTTTAAACCCCAAGATACATACAAACGCCCCTTTTGTCAACAAAATGTATATGTTGTTGCCCTTACTTTATTTGCTATTAAGCGTGAATTTCATTGACACGAAATTAGGGACAACCCTATAAAGCTTCGAGAAATCATAAGACAAATCCGTCTGCCAAAACTCTTTCCATGTTTGTGCCTTTGACCTTACTTTCGCAAGCAATTCATTTTGCATTGACTCCGAAAGGTTTCCGAACGCGCTCGAGTTTATCCAACAATTCTAGCTCGGCCTTGAGTAACTATGGATGGTCCATTCATCTTGCCCTTGCTTCCGAAGTCTTCATCGTGATGTAGAAttatgtttcttttcaaaaactccAAGGAATTATTACTTACTTGGCCTTTGCCACGTCAAGACCTCTCAATGTAAGGGATTCTGGGGTAACATGAAGTGCCTGTCTGATATGATTGATGGGATTTGCTAATCCTACTCAGGCGTACTCTCTTTTTCAGTCCCCGTCGAGTGTTTGGCCAATTGGCTCGAAATCGCAATTTTCGATAGGAGCAAAaacccaaagttgttggaccCTTTTCcatggcccaaagaaaacacGTGGGAATGGGAACAAAACAAGCACACGTCGATATCACTTAATCGTTTTCCAAAGCAGACCTATAGATCTCATTTATCTTTAGTGGAAACTTGATATAAGATAGATTGTTTTGAATACTGACGGGACCAGGTTATAGGATTTGCTATAATGAGGAAAATTTAGGAGTGAACAAGAAACATATGAAATAATCGGACTTCATTGTAATGTATTGGCTCGACTCCAAACGATTGGCCAATCTTGGCCAGGTAATTATTACCCCTAGAGAGTTACTCGGTAGTCCTGGAGGGTTGATGATgattcattgttgaatttataTCTGTTTGAAACTATTGTGCTGTTTTGTGTCCTCTAAAGCTCATATATCATGGCAATCAAATGTTCCATAACATGGATAAATGACATGGTCTTTTCTTCACCTCGAGCCACCCGACATTTTCAAGCTCAACTTTTTTATCTGTAGCTTTCCGAAAGGCGTTATCGTGACAACTCCAGATTATTTTGCAGACTTGCCCATCGGAGTTCTGGTGCAAGCATGCTCGCACAGAGTGCCAATAACAACGCTTTGCTCTTCTGGACCAGGTGCCCTTGGGACCATGTGTCGTCTAAATTGAGATCACGTGAGAAAAAAGTCGGATCCCAAAGCGCTAGGCTAAATTTGTAATGTAGCCAAGTGTTTAGATTGAATGTACATGAGCAGAGAACTTTGGAGTTGGAGGCGAAGCCCGACGGAGGCGGAATCTAAAGCTCTTGGGATATAAACGTGCCTCTCCTGAAGAAGACTTCAGGACACTTTTATTCCTTTACTTTTAGACATGATGCTATTTTACAATCTATGACCTAACGCTTTGGTTACCATGAGACCAATACCTGAGAGAGCAGGCGGAactttttgattgttttgattcGGAATTATGGAGGGTCTTTGGCAAACGAGATCCTCACTCTATCAATGAATTTCGTAGCTACCATCAATTAGAAAGGGTTGAAAACAACACAATTTCATCATTATTGGAGCCTTCACAGACCTGGAAGAGTTTGAGGAAAATGAGATTTGGGccgaaatttcaaaataaattcaatttctggaatattttgatcatgatcACAAACTGTTAGCAACTGCTGTGAAACTTTGCATTTTAATATTTCCCTAATATTCTTCCGGTAATTTTGGGTCATCAACAACATGTTTTGGACAGGAACTAGGCAACGTTGGTTGCAAAAGTACACGCTaacaaaagttggaacaatacaaaaaatgtGAAGGTTCAGAAAGAATCTTTTGATTTCGAAAATGAAGATAggaagagaccaagaaaaagcacgaaaaagaacaaatgagAATAGAGCAAAGGAAAGACACATCTTTTTTAATGATCTGGTCGTTCTGTTAGTTTGAAATGCCAAATATCTGTAGGAATAGGTTCTATAATATTGGATCTTCCGTTAAAGCTAAATATTTTATTGATATATGGATTCGTGATCTAACGGCAGATAATTGAAACTTTAGAGGAAAGGAAAAATGTTCACTAGGTATgataccaaaaaaaatcatatcgATATTTAAAACCCGACTTGAAGGTTCACTTTGTTATATATAAAAGTGCATTGAAACGCCTAAAAGCAGAGGTAAGTATCTTATCGCCCATAGGCATACTAAGTAAAGCAGACCCTGGTCGTTCATACGACACTCTTTATATTAGAGCTCTAACTGAGATTAGCTCTACAGCTCCCAGAAAACAGATTGAGGGACAAAGAAGGCTAGCTAGGTCTTTGTCCTGTTGCCATGGTGCTTTTGTTCGCCATATTCTATTTTGTCGGACCACGCATAGCCGGGTTATCTTTTCTAAATATCTTTAGTGTCACATCACgtaaagaacaaaagaacaaaagatAGAATACAAGGCAGTTCGTTACTTGTTTACGATTATGTAGTAATGTAGAAATAAGGTGGCCGTCATTTGATAGCGTAACGTTTTTCCCAGGACACTTGTTATGTGATTTATTGGAACGAAATAGGTGCGATATACTCGGAATTTTTCATCCTACTTACCAAGTGATAGAATTCTGTCAATACCCACGAACTTTAATTCACTTCAAGAAGTGAAGTTTGGATCCAATGTGacaatcaattttgaagatATATTGAAAGTCAGATTtcaaaacatgctttttcGCTCTCAGATTAATCTCGCATTTCCTGGCATGAGTTTGACGATTCTGTACTCGCATTATTGCCAACAGTCCGACTAATCATGCTCTATAATCCTTTAactcaaaaataatcaatggaaaatttgATCCCCTGGAGCATTTGTCGTCTTGAGCTAAAACCTAGGTTCCAAATCTGTCCGAGGACAAATGTTCCTGGTAACAAACGTCTCATAACAAGTTTGACGGGGACAAATGTCACACGATTTAAAGACTTACTACTGTATATACTAACAGTAAACGTCGAAGAATGGATAAGGTAGCCTCCGAATTTGAGAAAAGCTTTCCActtcaaatgttcaaattaTCCCCCGGGTTTCAAGTTGTAATGAGGCTTCGCTTGCACGTGATTCTTCCCCTTTGGGTGATATTTCACAAATGTGGAACTTTCTGAAGAGGATGAGTCGTGGGTTTCGTCTCAAATCTGGGAAGATCTGGTCGATTCGAATCCATTCCAACATCTTGAGTCACTGAAAGCCTAGTTCCTCTTTTGTGTCAGAATCTTGAGATGAGTTTTGAAGTTCCGCATGATTTTGACACAAGGAGCGAATTGAcatattgattgtgttttgtgAGGATTTAGACCTAATTAAGAGGCCCTAGGGAGTCTTCGCTATTAGGACGGATGGTTTGCACAAAGGACGGAAACTTATTCATATCTGAGCCAGAGCCATTTCGCTTATTTTTATTCCACTCTCAGGCAGACTTGTGTCAAAGTTTTTCCTTGTGAAAACTCAGTTTTGTAACAGGCACACGATGAATGATTCCACCCCCTCGT from Tigriopus californicus strain San Diego chromosome 5, Tcal_SD_v2.1, whole genome shotgun sequence carries:
- the LOC131880035 gene encoding neuropeptide F receptor-like → MSGDANTDDLLYMYDLNRALHQPWYAISALSYAILILLTFLGNALVIWTVVRRKYMWTARNIFILNLAVSDIFLCFTMTITAVDVLTKYWPFGSNTLFLCRAVKAFPCSAVYLSSITIVIIALDRYRFIVHSSAAQLSLNQSLIMLPFIALISMLMGLPVFVHTHLHIPEMALENNGDNFWSHLVFCIEDWTYGGSANTTVIQKENKRHFYSIFSLFFQYILPFTIISVVYSLLYCYLKKHRMVRDDKQLARERARRTNIMLAAISVLYCLCWLPLNFFNLLSDLYEGIFEGHTELMLSVFIGCHLIGMSSACINPFLYGYLNESFRKEFTDIFHALTCNKEAQLDNERNRRMSMVNA